The Colletotrichum destructivum chromosome 8, complete sequence genome includes the window GGATGTCCTGATCCGCTCCTTCGCCGAATCCGACATTGCAGGCTCCACGCACGATGAGCTTCAGCAATCCATCAACGCCGCTCAGGGTGCCAACGGACAAAACGCAAACGGATACAACCCAGAGGGGCCGAACATCCACATAAGCGCCATCGGCAAGGGCTACGCTCGCGTGGGCTACACCCGCCAGTTCATCATCCTGTCTCAGCGGACCTGGAAGAACCTGTACAGAAACCCTATTCTTATGTTGACTCACTACGCCATCGCGATCCTCCTCGCGGTTCTGTCCGGCTATCTGTTCTACGGATTGACCGACGACATCCCAGGGTTCCAGAACCGTCTGGGCCTATTCTTCTTCCTGTTGGCATTGTTCGGGTTCAGCACCTTGACCAGCTTGAACGTCTTCGCTACCGAGAGGCTCTTGTTCGTCAGAGAGCGTGCCAACAGCTACTATTCACCCATCACCTATTTTGCGGCCAAGATCCTTTTCGACATCATTCCACTCCGTATcatcccacccctcctcaTGGGCGCCATCATCTATCCAATGACGGGCTTGGTCCCCGATGCCGCCCACTTCTTCAAGTTCATCCTCGTGCTAGTCCTGTTCAACTTCGCAGCCGCTGCCATCTGCCTGTTCATTGGCATCATCTGCAAGGACGGCGGGGTAGCCAACTTGATTGGCAGCTTGGTCATGCTATTCAGCTTGCTCTTCGCCGGTCTGCTACTCAACCACAACGCCATCCCCAAGGCTGCCCTCTGGCTCCAGATGCTCTCCATCTTCCATTACGGATTCGAGTCGCTCATCGTCAATGAGGTGCTTCAATTGAccctcgtcgacaagaagTACGGCCTCGACATCACCGTCCCGGGTGCCGCCATCTTGAGCTCCTTTGGTTTCAATAACGACGCCCTGTGggccgacgtcgtcagcCTCGGCACCTTTGGTGTTGTCTTCATCATTCTCGCCTACGCCGCCATGCACTTCCTTCTCGTCGAGAAGAGGTGATGTCACGTCTATCCACCCCGACGAAGTCAGCATGTAGGTGCTTTTTTTGGTATACAAACAAGTGTACGAGTACGGAAGCGTCATGATCACTTACTCGAGGCTTATGGCGGCTTCGGTCGATTTCAATAGAGATTCCACACAGAAACACATACAAACAATTCCTTTCCCAATGGCAATACTTTGCCAATGTCCATATGGGGGGTTTACTtcacggcgttggcggggGAATTCTCATGTCATGATAGTTTTGAAGTTGGCTGCTTCTTTTTAATGCTACAAAGAATTGATAGTAGTACAAGTTGAATTGCGGGCTCCGGGTGACTTGAGCACCCCGACTTTCATCTAGTATGATGGGGCGCGCGAAGAcgtgatgacgatgatgtcTAATCCAAACCACGACAACTTCCAGATGATGAGATTTTACAGGGCCGATTTACACTTTTTGGGGGTGAGGTTTGATGCAATCCGCCGAACGAAGCCAATTCCGAGGCTGGCCGGCAGACCCATTTGTGTGGCGAGACACACTGAACCAACTCCCTTTACTCCATTTTTCCGCCCGTCAACTCCTCGGCGATTGTCTTCTGCCTTTTCACAGTCCTGTCCTGTGCGGTCTGGTGGAAGTCGATGGCGCGCTGCTGTTTCCTCAACATGTCGTCCAGCATGGTCTTGACCGTCGGCGGCTGTCCCCAAACGTCCCAAGCGTTGTCCGAGTCGTGGGCCATGGACTTGCCCTGGCGCTTCCAGAAGTCCTCAGAAAagagcttgtcgagctccttgcccAGCTGGTCCTCGGAGACGATAAACTTAGAGGCGTTAATGTACAGCTCCATCAGCGCGTCCTGCCGCGCCTCGCTCTTCTGCTGGGCCAGcttggccgtcttggccTTGCTCTGCTGCGCGCGGGCATAGCGTTTGGGGTCGAGTTCGACAGCGGTCGTCTTGACCAGGGAGGAGAGCACGGAGCTGCGGGTGAGACGGTCATCCCAGCGCTCGGGGGCCACGGCTGCGCGCTGGTGGTCGCGGAGACGGCGGTCCCTGATAGCAGTCTCGGCCTGGACACGCTCCTGCTTGCGCTTGTAGAGGCCCTGCAGAGCCATGCCGAGGTTCTCACGGCGGATGTCGGCCATGCGGCGACGGTGCTCGAGACGCGAGCCGAGCGGAGCGGGCTCCTGTGAGCCTTGCTTGGTAGGGAGAGGCGCCGTCTCCTTGAGGTATCCCGGCTGCGCCTTGCGGTCGGCCTCCTTGCGCGGGAAGACGTCGCGGGGCGTCGGGAGGGTACCCTTGACGACGGGGGGTTTCTCCTCGGACGACTGAGACTGAGGCGGCGTCGGGACCTGGATCCAGAGGGGGGATTCGGGGGGCACTTTGAGTTTCGACGTCGTGGTCGAGAATGGTCGTGTGAGGTTGATCTTGGTCGGTCTAGCGACGATGGCCGCCTGGAGCCGCGTCAGTCGCGAGCAGGAGCATCTTGATGACATGATGACGGCAGGACAGCGTTTGTCACGACACTGGCGGCACCGGGTATGAAGGGAGagacgacaacggcggcggcggcagcggcggcggcgacagcgctgaggagggggatgggagTCGTTTCGTGGCGGCTTGAGATGCAATCAGCGTGATGTTGGGATCATGGACCTGAGAAATTCTCGAGAATATCCAGGATTGGATAGATGCACGGTCTGGTGTGGTTGCTACAGGGGGAAACAGGTCGATGGGGCAGCTTGAATTGGCGTCTTTCGCAGTCTCTAGGCTCGAGAAGGATGTGGGAAAGGGCCAACACCGGGGGTGAATTTGAAGCTCTAGCTGTGGATGCAGATTGAACAGCCCTTATTGGTCTATCGGCGCTACGGCGCGAGCACGCGCCGAAGTCTCCAAAAAATTTCAACGACTCCACTAAAAAATTCCCAAGCGGACCCCACCACCGCAGAAGAAAGATCTTTCTTTACAGCGCGCGCCGCAGCTCCAACCTCCCTCTCTCAATCCTTTCTTACAACCTCACCGACTCCAGCTCCTTCCCAGTCTCTCGTCCTACCTTCCCACTCCTGTCAAGCCTTTTCTCTTACGACTGGGAGAGTTCGCGGTCACCAAGATGGGAACCGGAAAGAAAGAGGCGAGCCGAAAGGTTCGCCAGGGCAAGACCGGCGATGGCATGGGCAATGTCAAGGTGAAGGGCGAGAACTTCTATCGGTATGGTTTTTCCCTTCTGAGCAGGACGACGCTTGAGATTCAGTGACGGGCGGCTAACGTAGCGATCACAGCTCTGCCAAGCGGGTGAGGCAACTCAATATGTACAAGGATGGCAAGCCCCAGcgcaacgccgacggcgagatcACCAAAGCCGCGTCGTACCAGAGCCGAGATATCCCTACCGCCCGGATCGAGCCCAACCGCAAGTGGTTCGGCAACACACGCGTCATCTCCCAGGAGAGCTTGACTGCGTTCCGTAGCGCCATGGCGGAGAAGGCCGCGGATCCCTACTCGGTCCTGCTGAAGAGCAACAAGTTGCCCATGTCGTTGATCAAGGACGGTTCAGAGACCAACGGCCTCAAGAAGCACCAGGCCAAGATGACGATTGAGACTTCTTCATTCGGAGATACATTCGGTCCCAAGTCGCAGAGGAAGCGCGTCAAGATTGGCGCCGGCTCCATTGCCGACttggccggcgaggtcgacaaggACCTTGACAGTTACAATGACCGCCTCGACCAAGCCAAGCTGCTCAGCGGAAACTCCGGGGCCGgcccggacggcgaggacgagagtCATGTCACCATGTCGATCGAGCCCATCTTCAACAAGGGTCAGAGCAAGCGTATCTGGAACGAGCTGTACCGCGTGCTCGACTCCTCAGACGTTGTTATCCACGTTCTGGACGCTCGCGACCCTCTGGGAACGAGGTGTCGAAGCGTCGAGAAGTACCTCCGCGAGGAGGCGCCCCACAAGCacctcatcttcgtcttgaACAAGACGGACTTGGTGCCTACGAGTGTTGCTGTACGTTTATCCCCCTGTCTTTCTCCCTTGCCATCTCTCCCCGAACGAAACCCCAGTGTCTTTGTCAGGAATCCTTTCGCACATCCGTTGCCTCCAATGAAAGGGTCTCCGTTAAACACTGGGAAAATTGAGGGCCGTCTCGCTGTCCTGGTTTTCGGACCAGGGCTGATGGGGTCCGTTTTGGATCTCCCATCATGAGATGGAATTGCATCACTTTGAGTTGAAGTCTGCCAGTGCTCTCCCGAGCCTCTCCATGGCGGTATTTCTTAGTAGCGAAGCATACATatcttcaacaccatcatGTGTTTTAACTTTGGGTTGCTGCAGAAGCTGACTTAACCCAGGCCCGTTGGGTAAAATACTTCTCCAAGGACAAGCCTACGCTGGCCATGCACTCTAGTCTGACCAACCCCTTTGGTAAGGGTAGTCTGATTGAGCTCTTGAGACAGTATGCCAAGCTTCACAGCGACCGCAAGCAGATCTCAGTCGGTCTCATCGGCTACCCCAATGTCGGCAAGAGCAGTATCGTCAACACCCTGAGGAGTAAGAAGGTCGCCACCGTTGCTCCCATTCCTGGTGAAACCAAGGTGTGGCAGTACATCACCCTCACTCGCAAGATTTGTCCGTAGCCCCTCACCCTTTGCTCATCTATCGTTCACATGCTGACTTGACTTGACTAGACATGATTGACTGTCCCGGTATCGTTCCGCCGTCGCAGACTGACACCCCTCAGGACTTGCTCCTCCGAGGCGTTGTTCGTGTTGAGAACGTCGACAATCCGGAGCAGTATATCCCAGCtgtcctcgccaaggtcaagaCGCACCACATGGAAAGGACATATGAGCTCAAGGGTTGGAACAATCACATGGAGTTCCTTGAGATGATTGCACGAAAGAGCGGTCGTCTGCTGAGGAAGGGAGAGCCCGACCTGGACGGAGTCGCCAAGATGGTACTCAACGACTTCATGCGTGGAAAGATCCCTTGGTTCACTCCTGCTCctgtcgaagaggagggtgCAGAGACGAGCGAGGGCATCGAGGGACGTAGCGGCAGACTTGGTGAGATGCCTCAGAAGCGAAAGCGCGCCGCAGCAGACATGGCCGAGAGTGTCGCCGACACTTCTATGGGTCCTTCTTCTGTTGGCAGTgacagcgacgaggaagaggacggcgacgagttTGAAGGTTTCAACTCTGGCGATGACAAGCCCGATGGTGATAAGTCCTTGGGTGAGGCATCGGAGGGTGTTGAAGACGATTCCGACGACATGATACCGCTCGACGAAATATCAGACGATGACTCAGAGAGCGAAGATGGCGGTGACGGGGCGGCATCGGAGACGAGCTACAACACGTCCGTCAAGGCCATCTCGGACCGCAGTGCCAGCAACGCCTccaagaagaggagaaagacCTGAACTCATCAGGCCACAGTCTGCTAGACGAACATCTTTCGCTGCGACGCCGAAGTTTCGGCAGCCTCACCTGTGAAGGTGGGAACATGGCCAAAATTGGGACTGCTGactcgagaagaagagggagattGCCCTTCGCATTCGGTCGGACGGCCCAAGAAGAACACGTCCCGTTGTTGTCAGCCGTGAGATGACGGGGCCGTTGAAGGTCCAGCTGGGACACGCCTGTTCGGTTACAACCCTGATTTGTTTCCAGATACTGAGGCTGTTATTGTCCGGCACCCGAGTGCGGCTCTTCCAGGCTTGTGTGGCCGGGGATCCCTGACGCGTGTCTTCCCGCGTGTTTCTCCAGTTGAGCACAGACTTCCAGCCGCGAGGGGGTTTCCCAAACatttctcttctctctctctctcttgtcttGAGGAACCGAGCATGGCGTTATAACCGTATGATACCCCCATTATGTTGTCTTGAATGGCGAGTTGCCATCTATGGAAAGCTGTCCCATTCTTCAACGTGCCTCTTTCGGAGACTATAGCCGCCAGTCCTTTCGTTCCCCGAACTCTGATACAAAAGAAAGGCAAAATCATAGAATACCAAACAACAAAAAAGGATGACGACCTGGTGATCGTTAGTCGGTTAAAATATACACTTTGATTCAACCGATAAAAACTTTGATTCCTTCTACTCCGCGTTCTTGCGACTACTTATGTTGCTATCGCCACAAACCCCGCAGTCGTTCGCTTCACTgctttccccctcccttaCGTCGTTGACCCTTGACGGAGTCGAAACATCAGGCGACGGCGAAATCGGGattcgacgacgaagccatTTAACCTTCGGCAGCGTTTAGGTTCGTCGTCGCAACTAAGGAGTGAAGCATGAGAGTTTGTTGGTGTCTCTCCTCGAGCTTCCGTCTCAACCAGGTCCGAATGACGCCCCAGCTTCCTCCCCTTCGTTCAAAAGTTTGTTTCTGCAAAGAATTTCTTCCTTCCTACTAGCGTGGCGACGAGGTTTCTCCTCGTTTCGTCTAGTGTACAGTACTGTACCGTACTGTGAATGGCCTGCTCTATCTTGGAAGCATCCGGCCTACCGATCGCAGGGTATCGATCGTCTGAAAATGAGTCGTGTTCATTCATAACCTTTTTGACCGGCACACCTCTCACCACAACGACTGACTGACGATTCCGGGAACACACCTCCGGCCATACAGCTCCGACCTCTCACCCCCAGTTTCCCTCCGCAAAATCATGTCGAAGAAGCGGCGTCGCCTCCACGTGTACTCAGTACCCAAAGTTCCGATTTGCCGTTTCTGCCTTGTTTTTCCACGTCGACACCCTtgtcccccctcttcctgtCGTTCTCTTGCTCCTCAGGGAACGCTTCAAGCTTCACGGAAACacccctctctctccgttTTCTgctcttccttctccccccctccattcCCCCGGATGTTTCTTCTCCCCATTCGTACCATGTCTACTCCATTACTCGAGCATTCGGCTCACGGATAACGGACTAGTCATTCACTTCGAGGATACTTTTTTTCTCACGTTGTCGTGTCCGTCGAAGgtctgtgtgtgtatgtgtgtgtgagttGAGCGTATGGGGGCCGTGTCGATTGCCCAAcccctcctcatcctcattcGCATCTCTAACCAttgagagaagagagaacGTCGGCAAACATTCAAGCTTTGAGGGGGTCTAGAAAGCATAAAACCATGAAGTATTCCTTCCGCTGGTGCTGACGTTGCTTCCCCCTCGTtctgtctcttcttcacaCCCTCTAATCTGATGGTTGTCCGAAACTATCTTTTTCTACATCGGAGCCAAGAGGATCAATAAAGTCTTGTCGCTCTCCCCCAACCCATTCatcttttccttttcctcgaACTCGGGCCATCCGTTGCATCGATTCTGTTCCTGAATCTTTTCCTTGGCCGAGTGACGTCTGTTGTCATCCCCTTTATTCCTCGCTTCCACTTCTCTTATACCGTTCCGAGGCTAAGGCCAAAGTCGAAAAAAGACAGACACCCACGATGCGTCTCTCTGTAGTCACCGTCATATCCCTGGCCACGAGCTCTCTCGCTGTGGCCTTAGTGCCCAGGGAATCTAACAACACATTGGTGGAACCAAACCACAACcccggaggcggaggaggaggaggaggaggaggtggtggtgaaggtggTGGAAAAGGGGGTGACAAATCCGCCAAACCCTCTgccactcccactcccaccGGTGgtcccggcggcggcggcggcggcggtggtggtggtggtggtggtggtggtggtggcggtggtggtggcgagAACCctcccggcggcggaggtggtggtagtggCGAGAATCctcccggcggcggaggaggtggtaGTGGTGAGAATCctcccggcggcggaggtggtggtgatggtggcggAGAATGCaaaggaggcggaggcggaggcggcggtggtgaagGTGGTGGAAAAGGGGGTGACA containing:
- a CDS encoding Putative nucleolar GTP-binding protein, with protein sequence MGTGKKEASRKVRQGKTGDGMGNVKVKGENFYRSAKRVRQLNMYKDGKPQRNADGEITKAASYQSRDIPTARIEPNRKWFGNTRVISQESLTAFRSAMAEKAADPYSVLLKSNKLPMSLIKDGSETNGLKKHQAKMTIETSSFGDTFGPKSQRKRVKIGAGSIADLAGEVDKDLDSYNDRLDQAKLLSGNSGAGPDGEDESHVTMSIEPIFNKGQSKRIWNELYRVLDSSDVVIHVLDARDPLGTRCRSVEKYLREEAPHKHLIFVLNKTDLVPTSVAARWVKYFSKDKPTLAMHSSLTNPFGKGSLIELLRQYAKLHSDRKQISVGLIGYPNVGKSSIVNTLRSKKVATVAPIPGETKVWQYITLTRKIYMIDCPGIVPPSQTDTPQDLLLRGVVRVENVDNPEQYIPAVLAKVKTHHMERTYELKGWNNHMEFLEMIARKSGRLLRKGEPDLDGVAKMVLNDFMRGKIPWFTPAPVEEEGAETSEGIEGRSGRLGEMPQKRKRAAADMAESVADTSMGPSSVGSDSDEEEDGDEFEGFNSGDDKPDGDKSLGEASEGVEDDSDDMIPLDEISDDDSESEDGGDGAASETSYNTSVKAISDRSASNASKKRRKT